The genome window CCAGCAACAATAAGCAAATGCGGGGCGTCCTTAAACCACTGACGGTGGTAGCATTCCCTAACCTTTGCGAGGTTTTCATCTGATGAAACCAGGTAAAACCTCCATGGCTGTCGGTTAGCAGCGGAAGGGGCCAGCCGGCCGGCCTCCAAAATCATTTTCAATTTTTCCGGTTCAACAATACGCTTTGAATCATAGCTCCGGATGCTTTCTCTGTTTTTAATCAGCTCATTAAATTCCATATTCAAATTTGCTTGTAAACTGCAAAAGTGCACATTTTAATGGATTTCATGCTTAAATTCTTTAACCCGTTAACTGTAATCACAGTCATATTCAGGGTTGAAAAAGTCAGTTATTCCAATGAAAAAGTTAACCAGTTGATTTTTAACCATTATTTAACAATTGATATTAAACAATACTTAAATAGCAATGTTTAAAAGCATTGTAGTACAATAATCCGTTTAATTATGAAAACTCTTTTTACTTATCTTTTAATTTTCCTGTTCACCTCAAGTGTTTCTGCGCAGCAGGTGGATTTGGATGCTGCTTTACAGAGGAGACCGACAGAACTGCCCATCCAGGTGAGATTATGGGAATTATGCAACGTAGCCAATGCGGATAATGTTGAAAAAATGGGTCAGATCATGTCCCATTCACGTATTGGTATGCGAAACGACGGTAAAGTCAACGTCAGGATCATTCATCCCAGAGACAATCGGGTATCTCCGAAGGAGATTTTAACCAATCAATCTATTGAAGTATTTCGGGAAGATCCTGAGCAAACCAGTATTTACATTGATCCCAGGTATCTGATTGCGCTGGCAGAAAGTTTACCCACGGGATATGTTTTATACCAGGAAGCACCGGCCGATCCTTTAAATGAAGGGCCTACACCTCAGGTACATAATTCAGCCTCTTATTCTGCAGGCGGCGCTCCGGGAGGTGCTGGAATCAAAATAGCTGTTATTGACGTGGGGTTCAATGGCCTTCAAAATGCAATTGCAAATGGTCGGGCACCGGCCAATTATGATTCAATAGACTATTCTTCGTCGGGTGTTTTGAATGGCTCGTCTCATGGAGTGGCAGTGATTGAGACCGTATTTGATCATGCTCCCAATGCTCAGTATTTCATTTACAAAGTGATCAATTCATCACAGTGTGCCAGTGCTGTTGACCAGGCAGTATCAGATGATGTGGACATCATTAATATGTCGCTGGGTTATCGTGGTTTGGGTTGGGAAGATGATGATAATAGCCTTTGTACCGCAACCAATTCAGCCGCTGATGCCGGAATACTGGTCTTTGTTTCATCCGGAAACAGTAAGAAATTGCACTGGCAGGGGACTTTTTCCGATAATGACAATGACAATTGGCATGGCTGGTCGGGAAATAATGAGCTCAATACCATTACCCTTCAGGATACGACTTCGATAAGTTGTGGCTGCACCTGGGATCCTTCCCAAAATACCGATTACAATATTTATATCTATAATGCTCAGGGAACACAAATACTCGATTCAGATGAGATGGCAGGCACTGAATTTGAAAGTGTAAATTTTCAGAATACAGCAGGTTTTGCTGTACCTGTTGCAATAGCAGTGAGAAAAATATCCGGGCCGGATGTAGAGTTTGAAATTCAATGTAATACGAGTGGTGTTGGGAGTAGCGTTGTCAACGATCAATTAACGTTTCGTGTGGCTGCCGGTTCGATAACCTGGCCTGCAGCCTGCTCGGCTGACAATGTGATTGGGGTGGCAGCTGTGGATCGTCCTGATTTTAACAATCCATCCGGCGTTTCAGGAATAAGTACCGTTTATAGCAGTGAGGGTCCCACCAACGAAGGAAGACAGGGAGTTGATATTACCGGAGCTACTGTAACCACTATTGGAGGAGGAGGTCAGTTTTTTGGAACCTCCTGTTCATCACCCAATGCCGCCGGGGCAGCAGCAGCGCTGTGGTCAACACAACCAAATCTGAATGCAGACAATATCAGGTATCTCCTTTATAGAAAAGCACAAATCTACAAGGACTGGGGAACCCCGGGACTTGACTACATTTATGGTTGGGGCGGTCTTTATCTCCACGATTACATCATAAATACCAAGTATGTTGACAGGTTGGTGAACAACCCATTAGGATTTTCTTCGCGTGTTTTCCAGTATGTAGATGATGCCTTCAATGCAGTACCAAATCCTCCGGCCGAAGGTGCTGTAATCCTATTTTTTAACGATTATCCATCACCTTATACCCCCATCAATTTTTTGATGAACAAGAATGTATTATTAAAAACTCTCGGCGGAGAATCAACTTTAGGAAATAATTAAAAACCCAGTTAATATGAAAACTATCTTTACAAAAATCAAGTACTTAGTTATTTTGTTCGCATTATTATTCAGTGCTAATTTTGCTGATGCACAAATCGGAATTGACAACGAAACCCCCAATCTGAACTCCTCGCTTGACCTTGGGGCAACTGACAGGGGCCTGCTTCCCAACCGTTTAACCACATTCGAGAGGGTAAATGTTCTTCAACCAAATCTTGGTGTGGCTGAAAAAGGGATGTGGGTTTTCGACACCAATCAAAACCTTTATTATTTCTGGGATGGCGGCCAGTGGGTAGCTATGTCGGCGGGATCAATGAGCGGTAGCGGGCAGCAAGGGCAGGTGGCTCTTTGGGGAATGGGCAACACGCTTACCGGCTCAAATAATTTCGTTTGGGAAGAAGCCGATACAAGGCTTGGTATTGGTATAGACTATCCGGAAGCTACCACACACATCAACAGTATATCAGGTAGCGCACTTAAAATTACCAGTTCGGGACTCAGTGAGGTTGATGAATATATCGTTGGCATCGAAAGAACAATCAATCCACTTCCCGGAACACACTACCTGCAAATGAGAGTGCCGTTCGGCTCACACACCAACTTCGATTTTTTAAATCTGAAGTATGGCAATCAGACGGTATTGAAAGTAAATGGCAACGGACACCTCAACGCATCAACCATTGGCGCAGGAACCGATGAGGCAAACGCTCGTTTTAACATTAATGATCCCAGTTCCGATTTGCTCATTGATGTAAAAGGTGGTGGTACACCAAGCGTTCTGGATTATCTGATCAATTTTGAAAGGACTGCTATCCCTTATCCAAATCTTGACCTGGTTCGGCTGAAACTGCCGGCAAATTCACCCGACGATACACAATTCATGGAATTTGAGAGGGGTGAGCAGGAGTTGGTTCAGGTGAACGGGAATGGAGATGTTGTTTTAAAAAATGGCGCAAGTTTTATAGGAACTTACAATGGCCTTAACAGCAGCAACGTTGAACTGGACGGCGGAGATGTTATTTTGGATGGCGGTCAGGTTACCTTACAAAACAATGGAAATCTGAGAGCGTGGTTTACGTCCAGCACCTCTAATGCATGGTTGAATTTGCATAATGGAAACAATACAAGAACGGTTTACCTGAATAGCGAAGGAACAAATTCATCTGATGGTGGATCTTTAACCCTATATGCCTACGATGGCACTTCGACTGTAACCCTCGATGCAAATAGCTCAGGAGGAGCGTATCTGAGCCTAAAACCCGTTGGTGGAGTATCCACAATAATCCTGGATTCTGAATATAACGGTACCAATAAAGGCCGGATTACATGTGGCGAAATAAGGCTCACGGGTGGCGCTGACTTTGCAGAGTATTTTGATGTGATTGATAGGAATAGCGAGGAACAGATTATCGAACCCGGAACGATTGTTTCGATTGATCCTCTCAATCCCGGTAAATTATTCCCGTGCAACGAAGCTTATGATAAAAAGGTGGCCGGTGTGATCAGTGGCGCCAATGGAGTAGATCCCGGATTGGTTATGGGTCATGACAACACGATTGCTTCAGGTGATTACCCTGTTGCACTTTCAGGAAGAGTTTATGTAAAAGCCGATAACTCCAATGGGAAAATCAACCCGGGAGACTTTCTGACAACCTCTGCAAAACCCGGGTACGCCATGAAGGTAAAAAACGTCAAAAAAGCAACCGGAGCCATTATCGGTAAAGCAATGACAAGCCTCGAAGATAATGAAGGACTGGTACTCGTGCTGATCTCACTTCAATAATCAGCTTCGAAATAAACCTAAATTCGAATCTATGAAAACACATCTTTATATAGCTTTCTTCATCATCGGCCTGTTCATTCAATCCGGACTTGCACAGAATGTTACGATTGCCGGTTCTGATATCACACTAACAAACGGTACATTGATGAACATCCCGGGTGATATAACTTTCATCGCTGATGTTGAAGTAGAAAATGCAGGAATTATTTCTGTCGGAGGTAATTGGAAGAATAATGCAACCAATGATCTTTATCTTCAAAACGGATCCGGTTCAGTGGTTGTAAATGGAGCTTCCGGGCAAATAATCGGTGGAAATTCCCGAACCTACTTTGGAAATTTGAGCATCGAACAATTTGTTGATCTCGAAAATGAAATCCATGTTGCAGGAGTCCTGCAGTTTGCAAATGCGAAATTATCACTCAATAAATACAATCTTTTCATCGGGCCCGGCGGCCAGATAGCAGGTGCAGATGGTAATGCCTATCTGATTGCTGAATCCAACGGTGTTCTCGTCAGGGAAGTGGGTAACAGCGAAGTATTATTCCCGGTAGGATCTGCTGCATCCTATCTTCCGGTGACGATGTTAAATACCGGTTCAACAGACAGATATGGAGTTAATCTTTTTTCGGACGTTCTTGATTCTGGCACCTCAGGAGTTACTATTCCTGAAATTGATCATTGCGTGCTGAATACGTGGTACATCATCGAAGAAAATCCCGGAGGAAGTAATCTGAATATCAGTTTTCAGTGGAATGCTGAAAATGAGCGGGCACTCTTTGATCGTTCAAAAAGCGGTATCGGAAACTTTAATGCTGGCGCATGGAATGCATTGGATGCCAAGCCGGCCTCAGGCAACAATCCATACATTCAAACCAGGTCAGATTTGACCACCGTGGGGGCCTTTGCTGTGGGAGATCAGGATTCACCGATGGCCATACCGGTCGTTTATGATGAGCAGAATATTTTTCTCCCTGCCGGCTGGACAGGTATTTCATCCTATCTGAATCCGGCAGATGCAGATTTGGAGGTCATGCTGAATGGTATAGTTAATCAGCTTGTCATACTACAAAACTTATCCGGTGTGTACTGGCCCAGCCAGGGGATCAATACAATCGGAAACTGGGACATAAACTCAGGATATCAGGTTAAAATGAGCGGTGAGGTAATATTGACCGTCTCCGGAATCCCAATGGTTGATGTTACGCTCGATCTTTCAGAAGGGTGGAACCTGATTCCTGTATTATCTGGATGTGATGTGGGTGTTGAGGATTTGTTTGCGGGAACTGATCTAATTATGGTCAGGGAGGTTGCCGGTTACAAAATCTATTGGCCGGAATTTGATATCAATACCATTGGGACATTAAGTCCTGGTGCAGCCTATATGGTGATGATGGGAAGCGAAGATGAAGTCGTTTTTCCAACTTGCGAAAAGTCCAATTCAACATCCTATCCACAGGAATCTTCAATCGAATTAAACCAGGATTTGACCTGGAATAAGTTTGCAAAAACAAACATCACCCATACCATTGCCATACCAGTAAGTGCTTTTAATGAAACACAAATTGAAGAGGGGGATTTCATCGGTGCCTTTAATGAGGAAGGAAAATGTTTTGGTTTTGTTGAGTGGAATCAAAATAATACAGCAATTACGCTTTTTGGTGATGACCAAACTACTGATGAGATGGATGGATTCACTGAACATGGCTTCATCAACTTTAGGTTAATGAAATCAATAACGAATCAGGAAGTCTGGCTTGAAGCTCAATACAACAATGACTTCCCAACCCATGAGGGTGTTTTTGTAAGCGGGGGAATTTCTGCAATTGATCATTTTAAAGAGTCCTCCGGCAGTGCTTTTGATAATGCCGTTCCCAAATTCAGATTATATCCTAATCCCGCGCATGATAAAGTGAGCGTTCACTACCATGCTTCAGATAATTGTCAATTAAGCATTCAAACGATTCACGGCGTTGAGGTTTATTTAACCGAATTAAACAGTCCTTTCACGGATATTGATGTTTCCTCCCTGTCACCCGGACTGTACCTTGTTAAATTAAACAATGGCGCTGATTATCAGGTTATGAGGTTAATAATTAAATAGCCTTTTCGATTAGAATTTACAAAAGAGTTGACTGTTACCTTAAGATTTGTTTTACTGTTTTTATTCACCTAAAATCAAGGCTTACTTTGCTTAAAAAGTGTTAAAATCTCATTATCAATACGATAATTAAAAAAAGTGTATTTTTGCAGCCGATTTGTTAACTAAACAATCAAGCATGAAGTATTTGATTTTTTTGTTCTTTGCAACGTTGATCACAATAATACCCCAATCCTGCAATCCCGACCGGCAGGATGATAATCAACAACAAAAGAACTTCAATTTGAAAGACCAATCTTTGAATAAAATCCTCGAAAGGGGCGCCCTTATTGCCACAACCGATTACAACTCAACAAATTATTTTATTTATCGTGGAGAGCCTGCAGGTTACCAGTATGAGTTGCTCAAAGCCTATGCGATGCATCTTGGTGTGAATCTCGAGCTGGTTGTGCATAATGATATCAACGATGCTATGGAGGATTTATGGGCAGGTAACGTTGATTTGATTGCTCATGGGATGACTGTCACAGGTAAAAGGAAAAAGTTGGTTGATTTTACTTACCCCCTTGGCCAGACCCAGCAGGTGCTGGTTCAGCGCAAAGCAAACAGCTTAAAGCAAACCAGTCAGGATGAGGGCTCAATTCAGGGGATAATTCGTAATCCTCTCGACCTTGCCGGGAAGATGGTATTTGTACCCCGCAATTCCGCACATGCATCCCGTCTTAGAAATCTTCAGGAGGAGATCGGGAGTAAAATATACATCGTTGAGTTTCCCCAGGACACTGAGCAGCTGATCGAAATGGTAGCCAGCGGAGAGATTGATTACACCATTTGTGACGAGCACATTGCGCGTGTAAACCAAAAGTATTACCAGAATATTGATATAGAAACGCCGGTCAGCTTTAAACAAAACTTTGCCTGGGCAGTGAATGTTGGCTCTGAAAGTCTGAAAAATCATTTGAATGAGTGGCTTGAAGGTTACCTGGTTTCATCCATGGGGAAATATGTTTATCAAAAATATTTTGAGAGCCCGAGATCATTCCAGTCAGCCTATCGGTACTCGTCAATAAGAAGTGGCAAAATTTCGGATTGGGATGAATTTCTTAAATCAAAAAGCCCGGAATATGGACTTGATTGGCGTCTTGTGGCATCACTGATCTACCAGGAATCGAGATTCCAGACAGATGTTTCTTCATGGATGGGCGCCTTCGGTTTGATGCAACTCATGCCCGGAACTGCTGAAATGCTCGGCGTTGATTATGACTCTTCTCCAGAGGATCACATGGAAGCCGGGATGAAATACCTCAAAGAGTTGGATTCCCGCTTTAAAGATATCGTGACTGACGATGATCAGCGGTTAAGGTTTGTACTGGCTGCTTACAATGCCGGCATTGCTCATGTGTTTGATGCACGTAGGCTGGCCATTAAATACAATCGTAACCCCAATGTTTGGGAAGGAAATGTAGACTATTTTTTGCTTAATAAATCTAATCCCAGGTATTACAACGATTCTGT of Bacteroidales bacterium contains these proteins:
- a CDS encoding T9SS type A sorting domain-containing protein, with product MKTHLYIAFFIIGLFIQSGLAQNVTIAGSDITLTNGTLMNIPGDITFIADVEVENAGIISVGGNWKNNATNDLYLQNGSGSVVVNGASGQIIGGNSRTYFGNLSIEQFVDLENEIHVAGVLQFANAKLSLNKYNLFIGPGGQIAGADGNAYLIAESNGVLVREVGNSEVLFPVGSAASYLPVTMLNTGSTDRYGVNLFSDVLDSGTSGVTIPEIDHCVLNTWYIIEENPGGSNLNISFQWNAENERALFDRSKSGIGNFNAGAWNALDAKPASGNNPYIQTRSDLTTVGAFAVGDQDSPMAIPVVYDEQNIFLPAGWTGISSYLNPADADLEVMLNGIVNQLVILQNLSGVYWPSQGINTIGNWDINSGYQVKMSGEVILTVSGIPMVDVTLDLSEGWNLIPVLSGCDVGVEDLFAGTDLIMVREVAGYKIYWPEFDINTIGTLSPGAAYMVMMGSEDEVVFPTCEKSNSTSYPQESSIELNQDLTWNKFAKTNITHTIAIPVSAFNETQIEEGDFIGAFNEEGKCFGFVEWNQNNTAITLFGDDQTTDEMDGFTEHGFINFRLMKSITNQEVWLEAQYNNDFPTHEGVFVSGGISAIDHFKESSGSAFDNAVPKFRLYPNPAHDKVSVHYHASDNCQLSIQTIHGVEVYLTELNSPFTDIDVSSLSPGLYLVKLNNGADYQVMRLIIK
- a CDS encoding S8 family serine peptidase, with amino-acid sequence MKTLFTYLLIFLFTSSVSAQQVDLDAALQRRPTELPIQVRLWELCNVANADNVEKMGQIMSHSRIGMRNDGKVNVRIIHPRDNRVSPKEILTNQSIEVFREDPEQTSIYIDPRYLIALAESLPTGYVLYQEAPADPLNEGPTPQVHNSASYSAGGAPGGAGIKIAVIDVGFNGLQNAIANGRAPANYDSIDYSSSGVLNGSSHGVAVIETVFDHAPNAQYFIYKVINSSQCASAVDQAVSDDVDIINMSLGYRGLGWEDDDNSLCTATNSAADAGILVFVSSGNSKKLHWQGTFSDNDNDNWHGWSGNNELNTITLQDTTSISCGCTWDPSQNTDYNIYIYNAQGTQILDSDEMAGTEFESVNFQNTAGFAVPVAIAVRKISGPDVEFEIQCNTSGVGSSVVNDQLTFRVAAGSITWPAACSADNVIGVAAVDRPDFNNPSGVSGISTVYSSEGPTNEGRQGVDITGATVTTIGGGGQFFGTSCSSPNAAGAAAALWSTQPNLNADNIRYLLYRKAQIYKDWGTPGLDYIYGWGGLYLHDYIINTKYVDRLVNNPLGFSSRVFQYVDDAFNAVPNPPAEGAVILFFNDYPSPYTPINFLMNKNVLLKTLGGESTLGNN
- a CDS encoding transporter substrate-binding domain-containing protein translates to MKYLIFLFFATLITIIPQSCNPDRQDDNQQQKNFNLKDQSLNKILERGALIATTDYNSTNYFIYRGEPAGYQYELLKAYAMHLGVNLELVVHNDINDAMEDLWAGNVDLIAHGMTVTGKRKKLVDFTYPLGQTQQVLVQRKANSLKQTSQDEGSIQGIIRNPLDLAGKMVFVPRNSAHASRLRNLQEEIGSKIYIVEFPQDTEQLIEMVASGEIDYTICDEHIARVNQKYYQNIDIETPVSFKQNFAWAVNVGSESLKNHLNEWLEGYLVSSMGKYVYQKYFESPRSFQSAYRYSSIRSGKISDWDEFLKSKSPEYGLDWRLVASLIYQESRFQTDVSSWMGAFGLMQLMPGTAEMLGVDYDSSPEDHMEAGMKYLKELDSRFKDIVTDDDQRLRFVLAAYNAGIAHVFDARRLAIKYNRNPNVWEGNVDYFLLNKSNPRYYNDSVVFYGYLRGEESFNYVNDIINRYEHFKNVSD